One Tessaracoccus lacteus DNA window includes the following coding sequences:
- a CDS encoding DsbA family protein produces MTTSVDFWFDPTCPWAWMTSRWMLEVEKVRDVKTTFHIMSLAVLNEGRDLDPAYRDHLDKAWAPARAALLVEQRHGSEKLAEFYTEIGTRFHPNGEPRTLETLKAALDAVGADADIVDIAQTDAADDDLRRSHHEGMDPVGDEVGTPVLRVNGMSLFGPVISPAPKGEAAGDLFDGFVKVTAYPGFFELKRTRTVDPIFD; encoded by the coding sequence ATGACGACGAGTGTTGATTTCTGGTTCGATCCCACCTGCCCCTGGGCCTGGATGACGTCCCGCTGGATGCTCGAGGTGGAGAAGGTGCGCGACGTCAAGACCACGTTCCACATCATGAGCCTCGCGGTGCTGAACGAGGGCCGCGACCTTGATCCGGCCTACCGCGATCACTTGGACAAGGCCTGGGCCCCGGCCCGCGCGGCCCTCCTGGTCGAGCAGCGGCACGGCTCGGAGAAGCTCGCCGAGTTCTACACAGAGATCGGGACGCGCTTCCACCCGAACGGTGAGCCCCGCACGCTCGAGACCCTGAAGGCCGCCCTCGACGCGGTCGGCGCCGACGCGGACATCGTCGATATCGCCCAGACCGACGCAGCCGACGACGACCTGCGTCGCTCGCACCACGAGGGCATGGACCCCGTCGGTGACGAGGTCGGCACCCCGGTGCTGCGCGTCAACGGCATGAGCCTCTTCGGGCCCGTTATCTCGCCTGCGCCCAAGGGCGAGGCAGCCGGCGATCTGTTCGACGGCTTCGTGAAGGTCACCGCCTACCCCGGGTTCTTCGAGCTGAAGCGCACCCGCACCGTCGACCCGATCTTCGACTGA
- a CDS encoding NAD-dependent protein deacetylase, whose protein sequence is MNSPGDVGAWFRTAQRSTTGSRTDWGPHGGEFGRLSPAPELDRALALFVGRPTMVLTGAGMSTGSGLPDYRGRDSVPRSPMTFQEFVGSDLSRRRYWARSTVGWRAFGRATPNAAHRALARLGQLTPVTGVVTQNVDGLHQAAGSSPVIDLHGNLDRVVCLDCGAVTSRAELQPVLLGLNPDFAVHLDELAVNARTAPDGDAEVDRTEDFVYPTCDRCGGMLKPDVVYFGENVRPEVTAAANRLLDHSEVLLVLGTSLTVMSGLRFLRRSAKEDRPIIILNDGTTRGDELATLRLHGRIAPVLERWVRQTAH, encoded by the coding sequence GTGAACTCCCCCGGCGACGTAGGAGCCTGGTTCCGCACCGCCCAGCGCAGCACGACGGGGTCCCGCACCGACTGGGGTCCGCACGGCGGAGAGTTCGGGCGCCTGTCGCCCGCGCCGGAGCTCGACCGGGCCCTCGCGCTGTTCGTCGGCCGCCCCACGATGGTGCTGACCGGAGCCGGCATGTCCACCGGGTCAGGGCTCCCCGACTACCGCGGCCGCGACTCCGTCCCACGCTCACCCATGACGTTCCAGGAGTTCGTCGGCTCCGACCTGAGCCGCCGCCGCTACTGGGCCCGCTCCACCGTCGGCTGGCGTGCCTTCGGGAGGGCCACCCCCAACGCGGCCCACCGGGCCCTCGCCCGGCTCGGGCAGCTGACCCCCGTCACGGGAGTGGTCACGCAGAACGTCGACGGGCTTCACCAAGCCGCCGGGTCGTCCCCCGTCATCGACCTGCACGGCAACCTGGATCGGGTCGTCTGCCTCGACTGCGGCGCCGTGACGTCACGCGCTGAGCTCCAGCCCGTACTCCTCGGCCTGAATCCCGACTTCGCCGTCCACCTCGACGAGCTGGCCGTCAACGCCCGGACCGCCCCCGACGGCGACGCGGAGGTGGACCGGACCGAGGACTTCGTCTACCCGACCTGTGATCGCTGCGGCGGGATGCTGAAGCCCGACGTCGTGTACTTCGGGGAGAACGTCCGCCCGGAGGTCACCGCCGCCGCGAACCGGCTGCTCGACCACTCCGAGGTGCTGCTCGTCCTCGGGACCAGCCTCACCGTGATGAGCGGCCTGCGGTTCCTGCGCCGCTCGGCGAAGGAGGACCGGCCGATCATCATCCTGAACGACGGCACCACCCGCGGCGACGAGCTGGCCACCCTGCGCCTCCACGGGAGGATCGCACCCGTGCTCGAACGATGGGTCCGGCAGACCGCCCACTGA
- a CDS encoding ElyC/SanA/YdcF family protein, whose protein sequence is MYRQGGRGKRRWPLIVGGTVLLLIVIWLGLCWRYVAHPTVDPFQSIDAIYVLGPAEGRIDLGRELAAEYGAESLLVTVSVNEKTGEVYEKDFCDKQAGYEVICLNPDPYTTQGEAEELAAYAEEQGWDTVAVLTGTPHISRARLWTERYVRADVVMWETDEVMSLTGWAYAFVYQSGAWAKAIVIGA, encoded by the coding sequence ATGTATCGCCAGGGGGGCAGGGGGAAGCGGCGCTGGCCGCTGATCGTCGGCGGCACGGTGCTGCTGCTGATCGTTATCTGGCTGGGGTTGTGCTGGCGCTATGTCGCGCACCCGACGGTGGATCCGTTCCAGAGCATCGACGCCATCTACGTCCTCGGGCCGGCGGAGGGACGCATCGATCTGGGAAGAGAACTCGCCGCCGAGTACGGCGCAGAGTCCCTGCTCGTCACGGTCTCGGTGAACGAGAAGACCGGCGAGGTCTACGAGAAGGACTTCTGCGACAAGCAGGCGGGCTACGAGGTCATCTGCCTGAACCCGGACCCCTACACGACTCAGGGGGAGGCGGAGGAACTCGCCGCCTACGCCGAGGAGCAGGGCTGGGACACCGTCGCCGTCCTGACCGGCACCCCGCACATCTCGCGGGCCAGGCTGTGGACGGAGCGCTACGTGCGGGCCGACGTGGTGATGTGGGAGACCGACGAGGTCATGTCCTTGACGGGCTGGGCGTATGCATTCGTGTACCAGAGCGGAGCCTGGGCCAAGGCGATCGTGATAGGCGCCTAG
- a CDS encoding DUF808 domain-containing protein, whose protein sequence is MAGGLAALLDDIAAIARAAAASVDDVAAGAAKASAKAVGVVVDDTAVTPRYVQGFTPDRELPVVWKIARGSIINKLVFILPAILLLSQFLPWLLTPLLMCGGLYLSYEGAEKLWEAVSGHSKAKEAPALLQGGDHEKLMVSSAIRTDFILSAEIMVISLNEVGDLGFWMRAGSLIVVALIITAMVYGVVALIVKMDDVGLKLAAKERTRRFGEGLVKAMPRVMQVLSTVGVAAMLWVGGHILLVGINDLGFTPIYEFVHHLEEAAAHAAGGFVGWLVNTFFSALLGVIVGAVVVLIMHLLPFGKKGHTGSTETHAQEGKN, encoded by the coding sequence ATGGCAGGCGGACTCGCAGCTCTCCTCGACGACATTGCGGCCATCGCACGGGCGGCAGCCGCCTCGGTCGACGATGTGGCGGCCGGTGCCGCGAAGGCATCCGCCAAGGCGGTCGGCGTGGTCGTCGACGACACAGCCGTCACGCCGCGCTACGTGCAGGGTTTCACACCGGACCGCGAACTGCCGGTGGTGTGGAAGATCGCGCGCGGCTCGATCATCAACAAACTCGTCTTCATCCTGCCCGCGATCCTGCTGCTCAGCCAGTTCCTGCCGTGGCTCCTGACTCCGCTGTTGATGTGCGGCGGCCTGTACCTCAGCTACGAGGGGGCCGAGAAGCTCTGGGAGGCGGTGAGCGGACACTCCAAAGCCAAAGAGGCGCCGGCGCTCCTGCAGGGCGGTGACCATGAGAAGCTGATGGTCTCCAGTGCCATCCGGACCGACTTCATCCTGTCCGCTGAGATCATGGTGATCTCCCTGAACGAGGTCGGGGACCTCGGATTCTGGATGCGCGCCGGGTCGCTCATCGTGGTGGCGCTGATCATCACGGCCATGGTCTACGGCGTCGTGGCGCTCATCGTGAAGATGGACGACGTCGGCCTCAAGCTCGCCGCGAAGGAACGCACCCGCCGGTTCGGCGAAGGGCTCGTCAAGGCCATGCCGAGGGTGATGCAGGTGCTGAGCACCGTCGGCGTCGCCGCCATGCTATGGGTCGGCGGACACATCCTGCTCGTCGGCATCAACGACCTCGGCTTCACGCCGATCTACGAATTCGTCCACCACCTCGAGGAGGCTGCCGCGCACGCCGCGGGCGGCTTTGTCGGGTGGCTGGTGAACACGTTCTTCTCCGCGCTGCTCGGCGTGATCGTCGGCGCGGTCGTGGTGCTGATCATGCACCTCCTCCCCTTCGGGAAGAAGGGCCACACGGGGTCGACGGAGACCCACGCGCAGGAAGGCAAGAACTGA
- a CDS encoding fructosamine kinase family protein: METFHKVGSRRAIVTEAASLRWLLVPGGAAVARLKGVGSTWLTTGLLDPGTPSRVDAERFGRRLAVTHAAGAGWWGQAPLEMSPSDLTLAELPAPAAARPTWSTFGEFFAEARCRPYVLMAGGLSDDERALLHRACDVIAGGRFDSPQPSRCREVARIHGDLWGGNIVWAIQGDGTVGTLIDPCAHGGHAETDLAELALFGSDHLDATIAGYQEISRLADGWEERIPVHQFHMLLVHVVLFQGVFVSRALDEARRIVG, translated from the coding sequence ATGGAGACGTTCCACAAGGTCGGATCCCGCCGCGCGATCGTCACCGAGGCAGCGAGTCTCCGATGGCTGCTGGTGCCCGGGGGAGCCGCCGTCGCCCGACTGAAGGGCGTCGGATCGACGTGGCTCACCACCGGGCTGCTGGACCCCGGCACCCCGTCGAGGGTGGACGCGGAGAGGTTCGGCCGACGGCTCGCCGTGACCCACGCCGCCGGCGCGGGGTGGTGGGGCCAGGCGCCCCTCGAGATGAGTCCGTCGGACCTCACGCTGGCGGAGCTGCCGGCCCCGGCCGCGGCGAGGCCCACCTGGTCGACCTTCGGCGAGTTCTTCGCCGAGGCCCGGTGTCGCCCCTACGTCCTGATGGCCGGGGGGCTGTCCGACGACGAGCGCGCCCTGCTGCACCGCGCGTGCGACGTCATCGCCGGCGGAAGGTTCGACTCGCCGCAGCCGTCCCGGTGCCGCGAGGTGGCCCGCATCCACGGCGACCTGTGGGGAGGCAACATCGTGTGGGCCATCCAGGGGGACGGGACCGTCGGCACGCTGATTGACCCCTGCGCGCACGGCGGGCACGCGGAGACGGACCTGGCGGAGCTTGCGCTGTTCGGATCCGACCACCTCGACGCCACCATCGCCGGCTACCAGGAGATCAGCCGATTGGCCGACGGGTGGGAGGAACGGATCCCGGTGCACCAGTTCCACATGCTGCTGGTGCACGTGGTGCTGTTCCAGGGCGTGTTCGTGTCCCGGGCGTTGGACGAGGCGCGTCGGATCGTTGGGTGA